Proteins encoded within one genomic window of Phototrophicus methaneseepsis:
- a CDS encoding ferritin-like domain-containing protein, translated as MIVDNLKDLYLDELRDIYDAETQLVKALPKMAQAAASEKLQQAFDQHLQQTQEHVRRLEQIFDDLEANPKGETCEAMQGLIKEGDQIIKKDADADVKDAALIAAAQRVEHYEIAAYGTVCTYAESLSQPEALDLLKKTLEEEKATDAKLTDLAVSSINKKAQAS; from the coding sequence ATGATTGTGGATAATTTAAAAGACCTTTATTTGGATGAACTCCGTGATATTTATGATGCTGAGACGCAACTTGTTAAAGCCTTGCCAAAGATGGCTCAGGCAGCCGCTTCTGAAAAATTGCAGCAAGCGTTTGATCAGCATCTCCAGCAGACACAAGAGCATGTTCGCCGTCTTGAGCAGATTTTCGATGATCTGGAAGCCAACCCCAAAGGGGAGACCTGCGAAGCTATGCAGGGCCTCATCAAAGAAGGCGATCAAATCATCAAAAAAGATGCCGATGCGGATGTCAAGGACGCCGCTTTGATCGCAGCCGCTCAGCGTGTCGAGCATTATGAAATCGCAGCCTATGGTACGGTCTGCACCTATGCGGAAAGTCTGTCACAGCCTGAGGCGCTCGACCTGCTTAAGAAAACGCTCGAAGAAGAAAAAGCGACCGACGCTAAGCTAACAGACCTGGCTGTAAGTTCCATCAACAAGAAGGCGCAAGCGAGCTAA
- a CDS encoding heme o synthase, translating to MDTLTRNTAPTKYKLLSSLRRMVHTYLELMKLRVVLLLVFTMVTAMVVASQQAALNPLSLISAIIGGTLTAGGASALNQFFDHKMDATMSRTSRRPIPSGRIKSTNAFLFGIGLLGWGSLVLMVGTNGLTAILAVIGALYYVIFYTLYLKRHTILNVIVGGGAGAFPVLVGWSAVAGTLSSGSLLLFLIVFFWTPPHSWALAYMVKSDYDRAEVPMLPVIYDERVTSFLMLWYSLLLVLLTLLPFPVGLLGGLYFGAAIVLGLRLIYLTLCFMSDTKKSLAKRLYKNSSMYLAILFLMMMLDVAIG from the coding sequence ATGGATACCCTGACTCGTAACACTGCCCCAACGAAGTACAAGTTACTGAGTTCTTTACGTCGTATGGTCCATACTTATCTTGAATTGATGAAGCTACGGGTTGTCCTGCTTCTGGTGTTTACGATGGTGACAGCGATGGTTGTTGCTTCGCAGCAAGCAGCACTTAACCCGCTGAGCCTCATCAGCGCAATTATTGGGGGGACGTTGACCGCTGGCGGGGCCAGTGCGCTGAACCAATTTTTTGACCATAAGATGGATGCTACCATGTCACGCACCAGCAGGCGGCCCATTCCATCCGGTCGCATCAAGTCAACGAACGCTTTTCTCTTTGGTATTGGTCTGCTCGGATGGGGCAGTCTTGTTCTGATGGTGGGGACCAATGGCCTGACGGCCATCCTGGCTGTAATAGGTGCCCTGTATTATGTCATCTTCTATACACTTTACCTCAAGCGCCACACTATTTTGAATGTCATCGTCGGCGGTGGGGCTGGGGCTTTTCCTGTATTAGTCGGATGGTCTGCCGTGGCCGGGACGTTGAGCAGCGGCAGCTTATTGTTGTTCCTGATCGTGTTTTTCTGGACGCCGCCCCACAGTTGGGCCCTCGCCTATATGGTAAAGTCTGATTACGATCGCGCTGAAGTCCCCATGCTGCCCGTCATCTACGACGAGCGTGTGACAAGCTTCCTTATGCTATGGTATTCGCTGCTGTTAGTCCTGCTGACGCTGTTGCCCTTTCCGGTGGGTTTATTGGGCGGGCTGTATTTTGGCGCGGCTATCGTCCTGGGGCTGAGGCTGATCTACTTAACATTATGCTTCATGAGCGACACGAAGAAATCACTGGCAAAAAGGCTCTACAAAAACTCGTCTATGTATCTTGCCATTTTATTTCTCATGATGATGCTTGATGTGGCTATCGGCTAA
- a CDS encoding GMC family oxidoreductase: MATQKHVDVVTVGAGWTAGILAQQFTAANMDVISIEAGPQRWATEDFEHNHDSLRYTLRKAMMFDLNRETWTWRPNPNKPSLPIRQFGSFHPGQGIGGAGIHWAAQTWRFYPSDFNYRTHHIERYGEEKLPEGNMIQDWPLDYADLEPYYTQSEYDIGISGQVGNLGGTIIEGGNPFEGPHQRPYPLPPLVRSKAADMFSAASREMGYHPFPQPAAILSEAYRDISGRERSGCIYCGFCTRFGCEVDAKASANASHIPLALETGRYHIRTNCKVIRVESNKDGLATGVTYIDQTTGEEHFQPADIVILSAYTLSNVRLLLLSSSDSHPNGLGNDQDRVGKNYTYQLIGGPVTGLFKGQRFNSYMGNSCLQDLIHDFNADNFDHSDLDFIGGASISCGGGEKEPVTSTLNMPVFDMEKDGSAGDEDGDGNQGTRPRPPIASEVGSLAGAGTQWGQAWKDNLRENWDSVTGIGIQGESLPYTDQFLDLDPTYTDNMGQPLLRLTYDFHDNDYKLYRYIAQRCKEIMDVMNPDHVVTTTELSPYNVHSYQSTHCTGGAIMGDSPENSVTNRYGQVWDTPNLFVTGAALYPQNPGMNPTGTLLALAYWQADAIKNQYLREPNHLITY; this comes from the coding sequence ATGGCGACGCAAAAACATGTCGACGTCGTGACCGTCGGCGCTGGTTGGACGGCTGGCATCCTCGCGCAACAGTTCACCGCAGCGAATATGGACGTCATCTCCATTGAAGCGGGGCCGCAGCGTTGGGCAACGGAAGACTTTGAACATAATCACGATAGTTTGCGCTATACGCTGCGCAAGGCCATGATGTTCGATCTCAATCGTGAGACGTGGACATGGCGACCCAACCCCAATAAGCCATCACTGCCGATCCGGCAATTTGGCTCGTTTCACCCTGGGCAGGGGATTGGCGGCGCGGGCATTCATTGGGCCGCCCAGACGTGGCGCTTCTATCCCTCGGACTTCAATTATCGCACGCACCATATCGAACGCTATGGCGAAGAAAAATTACCCGAAGGAAACATGATCCAGGATTGGCCGCTCGATTATGCAGATCTAGAACCTTATTACACACAATCAGAATATGATATTGGCATATCCGGGCAGGTTGGCAACCTCGGAGGAACAATTATTGAGGGTGGCAACCCGTTTGAAGGGCCCCATCAGCGACCTTACCCACTGCCCCCACTCGTCCGCAGCAAAGCGGCGGATATGTTCTCGGCAGCATCCCGGGAAATGGGCTACCATCCATTCCCACAACCAGCCGCGATTCTATCAGAAGCCTATCGTGATATTTCCGGCCGGGAACGTAGCGGCTGTATCTATTGTGGCTTTTGTACGCGCTTTGGTTGTGAAGTCGATGCGAAAGCCAGCGCCAATGCTTCTCATATCCCCCTGGCATTGGAAACAGGCCGCTATCACATCCGTACCAATTGCAAGGTCATCCGCGTAGAATCCAACAAAGATGGGCTGGCGACCGGCGTCACCTACATCGACCAGACCACCGGCGAGGAGCATTTCCAGCCAGCCGACATCGTGATTCTATCGGCTTATACGCTCTCTAATGTGCGCTTGCTGCTGTTATCCAGTAGCGATTCACATCCCAATGGGCTGGGCAATGATCAGGATCGCGTCGGCAAGAATTACACCTATCAACTAATCGGCGGGCCCGTGACCGGTTTATTTAAGGGGCAGCGGTTTAATTCCTATATGGGCAATAGCTGCCTGCAAGACCTGATCCACGATTTTAATGCAGACAATTTCGACCATAGCGACCTGGATTTCATCGGTGGGGCGAGCATCAGTTGTGGGGGTGGTGAAAAAGAGCCCGTCACTTCGACATTAAATATGCCTGTCTTCGACATGGAAAAAGATGGCAGCGCAGGCGACGAAGACGGCGACGGCAATCAAGGCACCCGACCACGGCCTCCTATCGCCAGCGAAGTTGGCAGTCTGGCTGGTGCTGGTACGCAATGGGGGCAAGCCTGGAAGGATAACCTGCGCGAGAACTGGGACAGCGTCACCGGGATTGGCATCCAGGGTGAGAGCCTACCTTATACGGATCAATTTCTTGATCTGGACCCAACTTACACCGATAACATGGGGCAACCGCTGCTGCGGCTCACTTATGATTTTCACGATAATGACTACAAGTTGTATCGCTACATAGCACAGCGCTGCAAAGAAATCATGGATGTGATGAACCCAGATCATGTCGTCACCACAACGGAGCTTTCACCCTACAACGTGCATTCCTACCAGAGCACACACTGCACTGGTGGCGCGATTATGGGAGATTCGCCAGAAAACTCAGTGACGAATCGCTACGGCCAGGTATGGGATACTCCGAATTTATTCGTCACAGGTGCGGCCCTCTATCCACAAAATCCCGGCATGAACCCGACCGGTACCTTGTTGGCGCTGGCTTACTGGCAGGCTGACGCGATCAAGAACCAATATCTCCGTGAGCCGAACCACCTGATTACCTACTGA
- a CDS encoding gluconate 2-dehydrogenase subunit 3 family protein, with amino-acid sequence MVNDTSNTPSSDEQNQRQDARQNTMSRRRFLQSLGFMATAGGAVALGITGFSTPTADEVAASAIGPSYPEGVNPYPYVPDTPTEAPDPDILRVLTLQEALVVDALVARILPGTVDDPGAREANVVVYIDNMLAFNDGFVEATYRSAPFAVTYEGDTPPSTDRFNAIPIAADQIKRYGYQHMLSPLEVYRIGITAVENYAQSQYDASVVDLSDEQQNEIVQSLLDNEVPGFTQFKPEAFFHVLRRHVSEGMFSDPVYGGNRDVVGWQLIGYPGAQRSYDGDEIRGDAPPRPPQTIAQMHHFHPGDNANNAVVLPVSGSDEDNLVDPDEHPSQSDLEEKEND; translated from the coding sequence ATGGTGAATGATACATCGAACACCCCTTCATCCGATGAACAAAACCAGCGGCAGGACGCCCGCCAGAATACGATGTCACGGCGGCGCTTCTTACAGAGCCTAGGTTTTATGGCGACAGCAGGTGGCGCAGTGGCGCTGGGCATCACCGGTTTTTCCACACCGACAGCCGATGAAGTGGCGGCCTCTGCCATTGGCCCTTCTTATCCCGAAGGTGTGAATCCTTATCCTTATGTACCAGACACACCGACCGAAGCGCCGGACCCCGATATTTTGCGCGTTCTGACGCTGCAAGAGGCGCTAGTGGTGGATGCATTGGTGGCACGAATTTTGCCGGGTACCGTCGATGATCCCGGAGCACGCGAAGCCAATGTGGTGGTTTATATCGATAATATGCTAGCTTTCAACGATGGATTCGTAGAAGCGACCTATCGCAGCGCGCCCTTTGCCGTCACCTATGAAGGCGATACGCCACCTAGCACGGACCGCTTTAACGCCATACCCATCGCCGCGGACCAGATCAAGCGTTATGGCTATCAACATATGCTCAGCCCGCTGGAAGTCTATCGGATCGGTATCACAGCCGTCGAAAATTATGCGCAATCCCAATACGACGCAAGCGTGGTAGACCTCAGCGATGAGCAGCAAAACGAAATCGTTCAATCCCTGCTGGATAATGAAGTTCCTGGCTTCACGCAGTTTAAGCCAGAAGCTTTCTTCCATGTACTGCGGCGCCATGTCAGCGAAGGTATGTTTAGCGACCCGGTGTATGGTGGCAATCGTGATGTTGTGGGTTGGCAGTTGATTGGCTATCCAGGTGCACAGCGCTCTTATGATGGCGACGAAATTCGCGGTGATGCGCCGCCGCGCCCGCCCCAGACCATTGCCCAGATGCACCACTTCCATCCGGGAGACAATGCTAATAATGCGGTTGTACTACCTGTTTCAGGTTCAGATGAAGATAACCTAGTTGATCCCGATGAGCACCCCTCGCAGAGCGATCTTGAAGAAAAGGAGAATGACTAA
- a CDS encoding c-type cytochrome, whose product MGVAPERSIPAGDAEQGRELIRQYGCSACHAVPNVAGPQGTTGPSLAHIAEQSYIAGVLTNTPQNLITWIQFPQEVDPQTAMPHVGVSYDDAVDIAAYLYSLDSDR is encoded by the coding sequence ATGGGTGTTGCCCCTGAGCGCAGCATCCCCGCTGGCGACGCCGAACAAGGGCGAGAACTCATCAGACAATACGGTTGTTCTGCGTGCCATGCTGTGCCCAATGTCGCTGGCCCACAGGGTACAACGGGCCCGTCGCTGGCGCACATCGCGGAACAAAGTTATATCGCAGGGGTATTGACCAATACCCCGCAAAATCTCATCACGTGGATTCAATTCCCGCAAGAAGTTGATCCACAAACTGCCATGCCACATGTCGGTGTCAGCTACGACGACGCGGTAGACATTGCGGCTTATTTGTATTCGCTCGATAGTGACAGATGA